Genomic segment of Pseudomonas sp. CCI4.2:
GCGTCATGCAACCGATTGTCGTGCGTCCAATCGCTGGCAGTCGCTTCGAGATCATCGCCGGAGAACGGCGTTGGCGCGCGAGCCAGCAAGCAGGCCTGGAGACGATTCCGGCCATGGTTCGCGACGTATCGGATGAAACCGCCATCGCCATGGCGTTGATCGAGAACATTCAGCGCGAAGACCTGAATCCAATAGAAGAGGCCGTTGCGCTGCAGCGTCTTCAACAAGAATTTCAGCTCACCCAACAACAAGTGGCCGATGCGGTCGGCAAGTCCCGGGTAACCGTGGCGAACCTGCTACGCTTGATCGCATTGCCAGAAGTGATCAAAACCATGCTTTCCCACGGCGACCTGGAAATGGGTCATGCACGTGCATTGCTCGGATTGCCCGAAGAACAGCAGGTAGAAGGGGCGCGACATGTTGTCGCACGGGGTCTGACCGTACGCCAAACCGAAGCGCTGGTTCGCCAATGGTTGAGTGGCAAACCTGCTGCTGCCGAACCCGTAAAAAACGATCCGGACATCAGTCGCCTCGAACAGCGCCTGGCAGAGCGGTTAGGCTCTGCGGTGCAGATTCGCCATGGTCAGAAGGGTAAAGGGCAACTGGTTATTCGCTATAACTCGTTGGATGAGCTACAGGGCGTACTTGCGCACATTCGCTGAAACAGATGCGTTGTAGCGAGTAGTCGGAAATCACTACATGGCAGTTGAATAGGGGTTAATCCGCCCCTATACTCTGCGCGCATTTTGTCGGCACAAATTATGCCAGTTACTGATTTTGGTGGCTGACATTCCAGGAGCAGTTGTGATGGAAAACCGCACGCAGAAACGCCTGCCGTTCCATCGCCTGGCGGTTTTTCCGGTACTACTGACCCAATGTGCGGTACTGCTGTTGGCAGCGTTGACGTTATGGCAGTGGCACGGTGTCGTTGCTGGGTACTCAGGTCTTTGCGGAGGTCTGATAGCTTGGCTGCCCAATTTGTATTTTGCTCATAAGGCGTTCCGGTTTACGGGTGCTAGAGCAGCGCAAGCCATTGTCCGGTCTTTTTACGCTGGCGAGGCAGGCAAACTTATTTTTACGGCAGTGCTTTTTGCGCTGACCTTTGCAGGGGTAAAACCGCTGGCACCGCTGGCGGTATTTGGGGTGTTCATGTTGATCCAATTGGTCAACTGGTTCTCTCCCCTGCTTATGAGAACAAGACTTTCGAGACCTTAGGGCGTTTGAGGCAACCATGGCATCAGAGCAAACAGCTTCGGCATATATCCAGCATCACCTGCAAAATTTGACCTTTGGTCATTTGCCAACCAGCGGTTGGGGTTTTGCTCATGACGCGGCGCAAGCCAAGGAAATGGGTTTCTGGGCTTTCCACGTCGATACTCTCGGCTGGTCGGTCGCACTGGGGTTGATCTTTATTCTGATCTTCCGCATGGCAGCCAGAAAGGCAACCTCCGGTCAGCCGGGCGCCTTACAGAACTTCGTCGAGATTCTGATCGAGTTCGTTGATGGCAGTGTGAAAGACAGTTTTCACGGACGCAGTCCGGTCATTGCACCGTTGGCGCTCACTATTTTTGTCTGGGTGTTCTTGATGAACGCAGTCGACCTTTTCCCGGTTGACTGGATTCCGCATTTGGCGATGTTTGTCACTGGCGACCCCCATGTCCCATTCCGCGCCGTATCGACAACTGATCCAAACGCTACCCTTGGCATGGCCCTGTCGGTATTTGCGTTGATCATTTTCTACAGCATCAAGGTCAAGGGCATTAGCGGCTTCATCGGCGAAATGACCCTGCACCCGTTTGGTAGCAAGAACATCTTTCTGCAGGCACTGTTGATTCCAGTTAACTTCCTGCTTGAATTCGTGACGTTGATTGCCAAGCCTATCTCGTTGGCACTGCGTCTGTTCGGCAACATGTATGCCGGCGAGCTGGTGTTCATCCTGATCGCGGTCATGTTTGGCAGTGGCTTGCTCTGGCTGAGTGGCCTGGGCATCGTGCTGCAATGGGCGTGGGCTGTATTCCACATCCTGATCATCACCCTGCAAGCGTTCATCTTCATGATGCTTACCATTGTCTACTTGTCGATGGCTCACGAAGAAAACCATTAAGACTCGTCTTGGGCGACTTGATGACCCTACCGCTTCGGCGGCAGGGTGCCCGCAAGGGCTGATGTGAACAATTTTGTTTTACCGCTTTAAATCTAAAAAACCTAACCAATACGACGTAAAAGTCGGGAGGAAAGATGGAAACTGTAGTTGGTCTAACTGCTATCGCTGTTGCACTGTTGATCGGCCTGGGCGCACTGGGTACCGCAATCGGTTTTGGCCTGCTGGGCGGCAAGTTCCTGGAAGGCGCAGCGCGTCAACCAGAAATGGTCCCAATGCTTCAGGTTAAAATGTTCATCGTTGCCGGTTTGCTCGATGCCGTGACCATGATCGGTGTTGGTATCGCTCTGTTCTTCACCTTTGCGAACCCCTTCGTTGGTCAACTCGCTGGCTGATCTCTCGAATTTTCGAGTGGATTGGTGTGATGGACAACGAACGAGCGAGGTGTTGGCGTGAACATTAATGCAACCCTGATTGGTCAGTCCGTTGCGTTCTTCATTTTTGTACTGTTTTGCATGAAGTTCGTGTGGCCTCCGGTCATCGCTGCTTTGCACGAACGTCAGAAGAAGATCGCGGATGGGCTGGACGCTGCTACACGAGCAACTCGCGACCTGGAGTTGGCCCAAGATAAAGTGGGTCATCAACTGCGTGAAGCGAAGGCTCAAGCAGCAGAGATCATTGAGCAAGCCAAGAAACGCGGTACCCAGATTGTCGACGAAGCCCGTGAACAGGCCGTTGTCGAAGCTGACCGTGTGAAGGCTCAGGCTCGGACCGAGATCGAACTGGAACTGAACGGCGTCAAAGACGCGCTGCGCGCCCAATTGGGTAGCTTGGCGGTCAACGGTGCTGAGAAGATCCTGGGTGCCACAATCGATCAAAACGCGCACGCGGAGCTGGTTAATAAACTGGCTGCTGAAATTTAAGCGAGGGCGATCATGGCAGAACTGACCACGTTGGCCCGACCTTACGCTAAGGCAGCCTTCGAGCACGCCCAGGCCCACCAGCAACTGGCCAATTGGTCAGTAATGCTTGGCCTGGCTGCAGCTGTGTCGCAAGACGACACAATGCAGCGGATGCTGAAGGCACCGCGACTGACGAGCGCAGACAAGGCCACCACTTTTATTGAAGTGTGTGGCGACAAGTTTGATGTCAAGGCACAGAATTTCATCCACGTCGTTGCTGAAAACGACCGTCTCCTGCTTCTGCCGGAGATAGCCGAACTGTTCGACCTGTACAAGGCCGAGCAGGAAAAGTCGGTCGATGTGGACGTCACCAGTGCTTTTGCATTGAACGAAGAACAGCAAGACAAACTCGCCAAGGTTCTCAGTGCACGGCTCGGCCGGGAAGTGCGCCTGCATGCTGCGGAGGATGCCTCTCTAATAGGTGGTGTCATCATCCGCGCCGGCGACCTGGTTATCGATGGCTCAGTTCGTGGCAAACTCGCGCAACTGGCCGAAGCATTGAAATCTTGAGTTTGAAGGGGCAGCAGAGCAATGCAGCAACTCAATCCTTCCGAAATAAGTGAAATTATCAAGAGTCGCATCGAGAAACTCGATGTAACTTCCCAAGCCCGTAACGAAGGCACAGTCGTCAGCGTATCTGACGGCATCGTGCGGATTCACGGTCTGGCCGACGTTATGTACGGCGAGATGATCGAGTTTCCGGGCGGCGTCTTTGGTATGGCGTTGAACCTTGAGCAAGACTCTGTGGGTGCCGTTGTATTGGGCTCCTACCAGATGCTGGCTGAAGGCATGAGCGCCAAGTGCACTGGCCGCATCCTTGAAGTTCCGGTTGGTCCGGAATTGCTGGGTCGCGTAGTCGATGCATTGGGTAACCCAGTTGACGGCAAAGGCCCTCTGAACAACGTCCTAACCGACGCTGTCGAGAAGGTTGCACCCGGCGTGATCTGGCGTAAGTCGGTAGACCAGCCTGTACAGACTGGCTACAAGGCTGTTGATGCCATGATCCCTGTCGGCCGTGGTCAGCGCGAGCTGATCATTGGTGACCGTCAGATCGGTAAAACCGCTCTGGCGATCGACGCGATCATCAATCAGAAAAACAGCGGCATCTTCTGCGTCTACGTAGCAATTGGTCAGAAACAATCGACCATCGCTAACGTGGTTCGCAAACTCGAAGAAAACGGCGCGTTGGCTAACACCATCGTCGTTGCTGCCAGTGCTTCCGAATCGGCTGCGTTGCAGTTCCTTGCTCCGTACTCCGGTTGCACCATGGGCGAATATTTCCGCGACCGCGGCGAAGACGCGCTGATCGTTTATGACGATCTGTCCAAGCAAGCAGTGGCTTACCGCCAGATTTCCCTGCTG
This window contains:
- a CDS encoding ParB/RepB/Spo0J family partition protein, which produces MAVKKRGLGRGLDALLSSPTISALEEQAVQADQRELQHLPLDVIQRGKYQPRRDMDPQALEELAQSIKAQGVMQPIVVRPIAGSRFEIIAGERRWRASQQAGLETIPAMVRDVSDETAIAMALIENIQREDLNPIEEAVALQRLQQEFQLTQQQVADAVGKSRVTVANLLRLIALPEVIKTMLSHGDLEMGHARALLGLPEEQQVEGARHVVARGLTVRQTEALVRQWLSGKPAAAEPVKNDPDISRLEQRLAERLGSAVQIRHGQKGKGQLVIRYNSLDELQGVLAHIR
- a CDS encoding F0F1 ATP synthase subunit I, yielding MENRTQKRLPFHRLAVFPVLLTQCAVLLLAALTLWQWHGVVAGYSGLCGGLIAWLPNLYFAHKAFRFTGARAAQAIVRSFYAGEAGKLIFTAVLFALTFAGVKPLAPLAVFGVFMLIQLVNWFSPLLMRTRLSRP
- the atpB gene encoding F0F1 ATP synthase subunit A; amino-acid sequence: MASEQTASAYIQHHLQNLTFGHLPTSGWGFAHDAAQAKEMGFWAFHVDTLGWSVALGLIFILIFRMAARKATSGQPGALQNFVEILIEFVDGSVKDSFHGRSPVIAPLALTIFVWVFLMNAVDLFPVDWIPHLAMFVTGDPHVPFRAVSTTDPNATLGMALSVFALIIFYSIKVKGISGFIGEMTLHPFGSKNIFLQALLIPVNFLLEFVTLIAKPISLALRLFGNMYAGELVFILIAVMFGSGLLWLSGLGIVLQWAWAVFHILIITLQAFIFMMLTIVYLSMAHEENH
- the atpE gene encoding F0F1 ATP synthase subunit C, whose protein sequence is METVVGLTAIAVALLIGLGALGTAIGFGLLGGKFLEGAARQPEMVPMLQVKMFIVAGLLDAVTMIGVGIALFFTFANPFVGQLAG
- a CDS encoding F0F1 ATP synthase subunit B gives rise to the protein MNINATLIGQSVAFFIFVLFCMKFVWPPVIAALHERQKKIADGLDAATRATRDLELAQDKVGHQLREAKAQAAEIIEQAKKRGTQIVDEAREQAVVEADRVKAQARTEIELELNGVKDALRAQLGSLAVNGAEKILGATIDQNAHAELVNKLAAEI
- a CDS encoding F0F1 ATP synthase subunit delta, with the protein product MAELTTLARPYAKAAFEHAQAHQQLANWSVMLGLAAAVSQDDTMQRMLKAPRLTSADKATTFIEVCGDKFDVKAQNFIHVVAENDRLLLLPEIAELFDLYKAEQEKSVDVDVTSAFALNEEQQDKLAKVLSARLGREVRLHAAEDASLIGGVIIRAGDLVIDGSVRGKLAQLAEALKS
- the atpA gene encoding F0F1 ATP synthase subunit alpha, translated to MQQLNPSEISEIIKSRIEKLDVTSQARNEGTVVSVSDGIVRIHGLADVMYGEMIEFPGGVFGMALNLEQDSVGAVVLGSYQMLAEGMSAKCTGRILEVPVGPELLGRVVDALGNPVDGKGPLNNVLTDAVEKVAPGVIWRKSVDQPVQTGYKAVDAMIPVGRGQRELIIGDRQIGKTALAIDAIINQKNSGIFCVYVAIGQKQSTIANVVRKLEENGALANTIVVAASASESAALQFLAPYSGCTMGEYFRDRGEDALIVYDDLSKQAVAYRQISLLLRRPPGREAYPGDVFYLHSRLLERASRVSEAYVEKFTNGAVTGKTGSLTALPIIETQAGDVSAFVPTNVISITDGQIFLESAMFNSGIRPAVNAGVSVSRVGGAAQTKIVKKLSGGIRTALAQYRELAAFAQFASDLDEATRKQLEHGQRVTELMKQKQYAPMSIADMSLSLYAAERGFLVDVEIPKIGSFEQALIAYFNRDHAELMAKINVKGDFNDEIDAGLKAGIEKFKATQTW